CGGACTATTAATCTTACTCCCTCACTTCCCTCTCCAGAACGGATAAAATCGAGCTTGACAGATTTTAAGCTCGCGTGCGATCGACTCTGCTCCCTATAACAAGCTAATGCTCTCACAATTCTTGCGTCGCTCTACTCTCGTCCTTTTTTCGACTGCTTTAGTTACGAGTAATCTTGCCTGTCAGCAAGGCGATGCGGAAAGCAGCGCCCCACCTTCCCCCACTCCCGCGCCCCAAACCGTAAAAGCGTCTCCGGCTGCCTCCAAAGCCGTAACAGCGTCTCCAACTGCCCCCAAAGCCATCAAAGCATCTCCCGTGCCAACGCCCGACAGCAGTTTGTTGCTTTCAGGACGCGATCCCTATAATGAGGCAGTCGAACTCGCCTCGAGCGCGATTAACTTCAGCAAAACGGCGATGGTGACGGAAGATTGGGTGATGATTGCCAGTCGTTGGCAACAAGCGGTGAACTATTTACAAGCCGTTCCGCAATCCCACGGCAAGTATAAAGAAGCGAAAAGTAAGTTGCCGCAATATCAACGTTTTCTTTCTGAAGCGCAATTGAAAGCCAAGCCGTCCGAGCAAGTAAAGGCGGATGCGGGGGGCGATATCAATCCTAAGTTTTTCCTGGTCCCGATTGAGGAGCGAATTGCTGGAATTCCCCTGATTAAGGTGAAGTTTAACGGTCGAGAGTTTGATATGCTTTTCGATACGGGAGCGAGTAAAACTTTAGTGAGTGGAGAGATTGCAGGGACGCTCAATCTTAAGCCCGTTAGTTCGACTCAGGTGGGTATTGCTGATGGTTCGGTCGTCGAACTCCCTATTGTCGTTCTCAATTCGGTAGAAATTAACGGTCGAGTTATGCACAAAGTTTCTGCGGCTGTCGCGCCGAATATGCCGTTCGGCTTGTTGGGTCAAGACTTTTTTGAAGGCTACGATTTTACGATCAAACAAAACGCGATCGAGTTTCACCGTCAGTAGTGAATAGAGTATTGGTGCGTTACGCTTCGCGCTCCGCACCCTACTGCCCTGTCCAAATCTATTACGCTACTTTAATATAATTCTCTTCACGCTCGATTATCAATTATCAATTGTCCATTATCAATTATTTACACGCCTAAGAGGGCGACAAAAGGGGTAAATTTCTCACCTTGTACCCAAATGGAAACCGAACCGCCTTCGCAGCGAAACTCGCCCCAGCCGACATCGTTGGTAATGACGGGTTCTTTGATGTTCTCGGTCAGATCGTAAAACACGGTATTGGGTTTGTCGGTTTTCATCCACTTCCTGCCACCGGAACTATCGCTCATAAGTACGGCTAAACCTTGGGGATGTTCGCGATCGCCGAGTCGCGTCCAGCCGATCAGATCTCTATTATCGAAATAGTCATTTTGATCGCCGTAGGCGTAATGCTGGCGCGCGTGCAAGAAGATATCGATCGAGGAACGATGGGAATCCATCCGAATTTCGTAGCCGCGATCGCTGTAGCGCGCCCCGTAGTAATCCGGGTAGAATACGCAAGGATAACCCTCTCGTCGCAGCAAAATTAAGGCATAAGCTAAGGGTTTAAACCACGATTCTACGACCGATTCTAGCGCCTGCAAGGGCTGCGTATCGTGATTTTCGACAAAAGTGACGGCGAGGGCGGGTTGCTGCTGCATGAGCGTGCCGTCGAGGATGGTTCGCAGATCGTAGTAGCCCCCCATACGACTGGCACGATGGAAGTTGTAGTGCAGGGGAACATCGAATAAGGACATCCGCCCGCCCGTGACACTGATGTAACGGTGCAGTGTTTCGATATCGTCTTCCCAATATTCGCCCACTGCAAAAAGCTCGCGCTGGGCGTGCTGGCGCATAGCATCAAGCCAACCGCAGTAGAATAGGGAACTAATATGTTTGACGGCATCGAGGCGAAAACCGTCGATATGGGTAGTGTCAAGATACCATTTTCCCCATTCTGCGACCTCTTGGCGCGTTTCGGCGTTGCTCATATCTAAGTCGCAAGCCATGAGAAAGTCATAATTTCCGTGTTCGGGATTGACATCGTTTTCAAAGTGTTTATCTTTTAGGCGATAGATATTTTTATCGTTCCAGTCGTAGGCGTTGTGGTTGACGGAATCGAAGTGATACCAATGCCATTTAAAGCTAGAGTAGCGATCGCCGCGTCCGGGAAAGGTATAGTTGCTGTAAATGCGAATGGTCTTGGCGTTACCGAGTTCGTAGTTGCGGTTATCCCACGCCACGGGCGTTGCTTCAACGTCTTCGGTTGCGTCGCCGCCGTTTTTATGGTTGAGAACGATATCGGCGTAGATATTAATACCGGCGTTCTTTGCTGCCGCGATCGCGGCCAAGTATTCTTCTTTTGTACCGTATTTGGTGCGAACCGAATCTTTTTGGTTAAATTCGCCAAGATCGAACAAATCGTAGCTGCTATAACCAACATCGTAACCGCCGCTGCTGCCTTTATAGGCGGGCGGCAACCACAGGGCGGTAATACCCTTTTTAGCTAAATATTGCGCGTTTTGGGCTAATTCCGACCACAAGCTGCCATCGCTAGGACTGTACCAATGGAAGTATTGCATCATCGTGCCGTTGATAACCATAAGCGATCGCGTCCCCTCGACGACTAGATTGAGCCGATCTTCAATAGAATAGCCGATTGCTGTGGGGTGAATTATGAATTATGAGTGATGAATTATGAATGGGGAATGGTGAATAGTGAGATTAAAATTTTTCGTTTCAATTTCGGTAATCGCCCAACGAGCGCCTGAAGATAAAGGTTAAGCTAGCGATAATCGTTCGGTTATTGCGCCTTGCGATCGGTTGAAAGCACAAGCATTGCGCCTTTACTGTTTCATTAAGAAGTATTTCCGATGAATAAAGAATTAGCAATTCTCACGCGCGGACTCACCAAGCAATTCGAGCGCCATGTTGCGGTTAACGAAATCGATCTACAAATCGAGTGCGGCGAAGTCTATGGTTTAATTGGGCCGAATGGCGCGGGTAAAACGACCCTGATTCGGATGTTAGCCGCCGCAGAAGAACCCACTGTTGGTGAAATCTATATTAACGGCGATCGCCTCCTGCGCGACGACAGCAACCCCAGACTCAAGCAACGTCTCGGTTATCTCCCCGACGATTATCCCCTCTACGACGACTTGAACGTTTGGGATTACCTCGACTACTTCGCCCGCTTGTACCGCCTCCGACAACCCAAACGCCGCCAGCGTATCTACGACGTTCTCGAATTGGTGCAACTCACCAACAAGCGCAATAGCCTCATTTCTACCCTTTCGCGGGGGATGAAACAGCGGCTTAGTTTGGCGCGCACGATTATCCACGAACCGATTTTACTCCTACTCGATGAACCCGTTTCCGGTTTGGATCCGATCGCGCGGATGCAATTCCGAGAAATTATCAAAGTCCTCCAAGAAGCGGGAATGACGATTTTAATCTCCTCCCATGTCCTCAGCGACTTAGCCGAACTGTGCAGTTCTGTCGGCATCATGGAAATGGGCTTTTTAGTGGAAAGTACCTCCCTCAAAGAATTATATGCCCGCCTCGCACGGCAACAAATCTTAATTTCAACGTTAGGCTCGATGGAGGCATTACAGTCAGAATTAAAGAACTGTCCCTTCGTGCAAGATTGGGAAACCGTACCCGAAAAACACGGCTATCGAGTTAACTTTTCCGGCACGACTGAAGATAGCGCCGAACTCCTTAGATCCCTCGTTACCGCAGGAATTCCCGTCGCTGAATTCCACAGCACTCAAGAAGATTTAGAAAGTATTTTCTTAAAATTGGGACACAAACAAGCTTCTTAATCATGAATCCTTGAGTCGGTTAATTTTTAGCGATAGAGGCACAATGAATGAAAACCGAACTTTTAGATCGGGTTGGCGACTGGAACCCGCAGCTTTATCGGGAAATAAAAGGGAAACTAAAATTAAGAAATATCGCTACGGTGAGCCTTGCCTTTTTATTCCAAGCGTGGCTAGTTTGGGCTAAAACCCACACTCTTGATGGAATTGAAGTGGAGTGGCGGGAGGTTTTTTACGGTTTAAACTGGTGGCTGCCGATGGGCGCAAGCGCGATCGGCGTTTATCAGCTATCGCGCGATCTCTGCCGAGAAAAATATCGCGGTACTCTCAACTTTTTGCGCCTTTCACCCCAACCTAGCGAAAGTATTTTGCTGGGAAAATTTATCGGCGTTCCTCTCCTCCTGTATTTCGCGATCGCGCTTGCTTTTCCCCTCCATTGCAAAGCAGCCTTAATCGCGATCGAGGATTTATCAATTGGAGAAATCTTACTTTCCTTGGCGAAAGTTTATCTGGTTTGGGTCGGGATTGTCAGCATTTTGTATAATCTAGCATTATTGATAGCTTTGACACCCGATCGCAAACAACCCTTCAAAGCACTCCCCTTCTTCAGCAGTGGAGGTGCGTTAATCGCAACGCCGATCGCACTCTTACTAATTGCGAACTTCTTCCCGCAGTTCTACTCTGCTTCTCCTGGCGGTGTTTGGAATTGGTTTTTTCTACCTGAAAGCTTTGCCTACCCCTGGCTCTTGGCAACGCTATTCGCGATTAACTTTTTAATTTGGAAGGCGACGAATCGCGGTTTCTGCAATCCTAACACGAGCTTAATTACAGAGCTTCAGCATTACCAGATTGTTGGCTGTACGCACCTTTGGTTCTTGGGGTTTGCGTTTCCAGAACTCCTGCAAAACTCGCCTTACGGCGGCAGACTAGCTTGGGCAATTTACCTGCTAGCAATTCCTATTGTTCACCTTGCTTTTCTTTATGTGTTGTTAGTTCCTACAGAACAGGTTGAAGGAGAGGGCGCAGATCTGAAAGATTTTATCGCTGCTCGACAAGAATTACAAACGGGCGGACTCGATCTTTTAGCGCTTAAGTTTAATATAATTATTGTTTTAGTCCTCTGGATGCCTTGGCTAACGATCTTCAGTTATTTAAGCTAAAATAACACTGAACTTAAGCGAGGTAGGCGCTCCCACTCCACGGAAGCTCGGGCGTTTGGCGAAGACTGTACGTTACGGAACGCAAAAAATTACCGATAATGCAATGAATTTGTACGAACGTTATCAATTGTCAATTATTCAGCAAGCCTTAGCTATCTTAATTTCAAGGTAAACGAACAATGAATGTAGAAAAACTCGACCGGATTGGCGATTGGAACCCACAACTTTATCGAGAACTCAAAGGAAAACTGACACAGCGTAACATTATTTTGACCGTTATCCTGTCCTGCTTATTTCAATCCCTTCTGATTCTGCCCAATCTCTCCAATCGCAACGGCGTTCGAGAGGTGCAATGGGAAGCGATTTTCCAGGTTTTAAATTGGGTGCTGCCCATCTTCGCGATCGCGATCGGCGTTTACCTGCTCTCGAGCGATCTCAATCGGGAACAAGCGCGCGGCACGCTTAACTTTGTTCGCCTTTCCCCTCAACCGAGCGAAACAATTTTACTCGGAAAATTCCTCGGCGTTCCGATTCTCCTTTACCTCGGTATCGCCCTCATCCTACCGCTACATCTCCGAGCCGGAGCGAGCTTAATCGCGGATTTGCCCGTCGGTAAAGCATTTTTTGTGCTTTTTGGCATTTATCCCATTTGGGTGGGTCTGAGCAGTCTTTATTACAGCTTAGCCGCGTTATTGATGTTGGTGAATCAAACCGGAGAGCAAAAATTTATCCCCGCCGCCAGCAGTCTAATAGCCCTGATAACCGCACCGGTGGCGATGGGGGCGAGCGCGCGTTTCTATTGGATGTACTACGACAATTCGGGAGGAATGAGTTGGAATTGGTTTTTCCTCCCGGAAAGTTTCGCTTATCCCTGGATACTCGGTACGCTGTTCGCCCTCAACCTCTGGATGTGGCAGATTATCAATCGCCGTTTTAGCAATCCCAATCAGACTTCAGTGAGTAAGGCTCAAAGTTATTGGATTGTCGGCTGCACCAACGTCTGGCTATTAGGATTCGCATTGCCCGATATTGGCGTAGAAAGCGGTTCTGCGGGTTCGATGGGAACCTTATCTCTGTTCGCGATCGCGCCAATTACGATTCTGTTAATGGCAGCACTCTTATCGCCAACTCGTCAAACCTTACTCGACTGGGCGCGCTACCGTCATTGGGAAACCGCCCATAAACGCACGCTGCTGCGCGATTTACTCCTCGGGGAAAAAAGCCCGTCCCTCGGCGCGATCGCCCTCCATCTTGCCATTATCGCCGTTATCTGGCTGCCCTGGCTCGTTCGATTCATTCATTCTCCTTCCTTATCTAGCCCGCTCGAGCAAATAGATGCTCTCCCACCGACGGCTTTACGCTTCATTCTCAGCTTGTGTATCACTGCAACCGTATTTTTTATCTATGCCACCCTCTGCCAAGAAATCCGCTTTCACGCCAAAAATAGGAAACACGAGGGAAGTATTCTGCTCGGTTGGTACGGCGCGATGATTGTTCCTTCCATGATTGTGAGTCTGTTCCAAATTTCTCCCGCCCAATTCCCCGTTTTGTGGCTATTTTCTCCGGTTCCCTTTATCGGTGCAGTCTATTGCTCTGCTTTCAGCCTATTCGCTGTTTTCTTCGGGCAACTGACAATTCTGGCGTTACTGGTTCGCCAGTTCCAACGTCAACTGCAACGGGCGGGCGAATCGGAGTCGAAAAAACAGTTTTTCGTTGTTGAAGAGCGATCGCAATCATGAGTCTCACACTGCTAGAGTACATTGGCGAATCGAACCCGCAATTCTATCGGGAGATTAAAGGCAAACTGACAAGGCGCAATGTCCTTGTCACCGTTCTTATCTCTCTCCTCTTTCAAGCCCTGCTGATTTTAAAGAATAGCTCCGATCGCTCTGGGATTTGGAGCGTTGAATGGGTATCGCTTTACCGGAGTTTAAACTGGGTATTGCCTATCTTCGCGATCGCGATCGGCGTTTATCTGCTCTCGAGCGATCTCTGTCGGGAACAACTGCGCGGAACCCTCAACTTTGTCCGCCTTTCCCCGCAACCGAGCGAAAGCATTTTACTAGGCAAACTCCTCGGCGTTCCCATCCTTCTTTACCTCGGTATCGCCCTCATCTTGCCGTTGCATTTCCTCGCAGCAGCGAGCTTAATCGCGGGTTTGCCAGCCGGGAGAGCATTTTTTGCACTTTTTGGGGTATATCCCGTTTGGGTGGGTCTGAGCGGCATTTATTACATCGTAGCGATGTTGTTCGCCTTGTTAGGTTCAGAGGGAAACCTTAAAGATATCAAGCTTCTACCCGCTGCTAGCAGTTTGCTAGCTTTAATAACGGCATCAATGGCAACCGCCGTTCTTCTGCGTCCGGATTGGATGTTCTACCCCGCTTTCGAGAGTACGGGCTGGAATTGGTTTTTTCTTCCCGAACGCTTCGCCTATCCCTGGCTGCTTGGAACGCTATTTGCCCTCAATCTCTGGAGTTGGCAAATCGCCAATCGCAGTTTCCGCCATCCCAACCCGACTTTGATTAGCAAGGCTCAAAGTTATTGGATTGTCGGCGGTACGCACTTCTGGTTGCTGGGGTTTGCGCTACCGGATGTGTTAGTGAATAATGCTGGGGGGAGAATTGAAAGTTTCTTTTCTTTATTGGCTTTAATTGCGATCGTACCGATGACGCTTTTGGTAATGGCAGCCGCGCTTTCTCCTTCCCGAAAAACCTTAATCGATTGGGCGCGTTACCGTCACGTTCGGGAACCAGAAAAACGGGAATTGTGGCGAGATTTGTTCCTAGAGGAGAAAAGTCCCGCTCTGGGTGCGATCGCGGTTCATATACTCTTGATGGCGGCAATTTGGCTGCCGTGGTGCGTTTTTTTCCTCCATTCTCCCGCTGTTGAAAACGCCAGTAGCCCCAACCAGCAACCCTTAACTCCGTTGCATCTGGCGCTGACTTTCTTCATCACCGCGATCGTCTTTTCCATCTATGCAACCCTGATTCAAAGTATTATTTTTCAGTCGCGAAATCCCATGCAGAACGCCAGTAAACTGTTGCTAGCGATCTCGCTCGGACTAACTCCCTTGCCCTTAATTACTCTATTTGGACTTGGCATTGAAGGCAGTGCCGTTCTCTGGCTATTTTCGCCCCTTCCCTTCATCGGGGCTTTCTTCACTCCTACCCCCCTCCTCTTAGCAATTTCCCTCGCTCAACTCGCCCTCTTATATTTTCTATTGCGCCGGTTCCAATCCCAGTTGCAAGAAGCTGGCGAATCGGAGTTTAAAAGAATATTGCAGCAGGGATAACGTTAATTCCCGAAAGAGTCAGGCTCGACCCCTGAATTTGAGAAAAATGGTAGAATGCTCTTTTGTTCGCCGTTTCGAGCGTTTTGTTTGTGGGCCAAGTTGAGGGGCAATGCTAGTCTTAGTAGCGATCGCGAATCTCATCCTCGCATTGTTCAATTTTTATATCGCTTGGAAACTGCAAAAATGGCGGCGCGCGATCGCTTGTTTGGCAGATATCCTCACTTGTGCTGAAAACAATGCCCGTCCCTTTCTCGTCCGCGCCCCAGAATTTATTTTGCAGTACCAACACAAAAGTCGCCAGCTTAAAGAACGCTCTCAACAACTTCAGCGCCAATGGCAACAACTCGCACAACTGTTGAACCTTTTAAACCTTTTAGCACCCTTCCTCCCCAAACGTTGGCAGCTTCAAAATCTTTTGAGAACTCCATTCTCCCCCACCCGAACTAAACCAACTCTTCTGCCATCTGGGCTTGCAATGTTTTTCGGTAGCGCCAGCGAAAAATCAAGCTTAAAGTAATTTGTTTCATTATCCAATACAAAATCGTGAGGATGATAAAGGTTAGAAACATCACCAGTAAAGGTTCTTTATCCGCTAAATGCTCGATTGTTGTTTTAGCCAAAACCTTGGGTTTCGTAACAATATCCCAACTATTAAACCGCTTAAATCGTCCCAAATAAATTCCGAGCGCAGACAGAGCGTGCAAACTCAATTCAACCAGCAAAGTCCATTGCCCCAGTTTGTGTCGGTGCAAATAGTAGCCCAAATTAATAATCGAAAGGACATAAGCTTCAAACCCCGCCCCAATAAACAAAATATATTGCGGAATTAACACCAACGTTACCACCCATAACGGATAACCATCGCGAATGATATCAACTAAGTGAATGATATCCGTCAGCACGTAAGGTGCATTCGGCAAAAACGCCACAAAAACCACGAATCCCAACCACCACAACACAGAACGAGGTTGGCGCAATCGAAATAGCCAAATACTCAGTGCGAGAGGAATATAGGCTAAAAACGAATTCCAGAGCATGAAAGATAAACTCCGTTTGAAAGCAGGAAACGCTATTGCTAACCAATGTGCAGGCAATCTAACTTTCATAGCCAGTTAAATCAAAGTTTAGTTTATCTGTATCCGGTTATAACATT
The sequence above is a segment of the Oscillatoria sp. FACHB-1406 genome. Coding sequences within it:
- a CDS encoding retropepsin-like aspartic protease; protein product: MLSQFLRRSTLVLFSTALVTSNLACQQGDAESSAPPSPTPAPQTVKASPAASKAVTASPTAPKAIKASPVPTPDSSLLLSGRDPYNEAVELASSAINFSKTAMVTEDWVMIASRWQQAVNYLQAVPQSHGKYKEAKSKLPQYQRFLSEAQLKAKPSEQVKADAGGDINPKFFLVPIEERIAGIPLIKVKFNGREFDMLFDTGASKTLVSGEIAGTLNLKPVSSTQVGIADGSVVELPIVVLNSVEINGRVMHKVSAAVAPNMPFGLLGQDFFEGYDFTIKQNAIEFHRQ
- a CDS encoding alpha-amylase — its product is MVINGTMMQYFHWYSPSDGSLWSELAQNAQYLAKKGITALWLPPAYKGSSGGYDVGYSSYDLFDLGEFNQKDSVRTKYGTKEEYLAAIAAAKNAGINIYADIVLNHKNGGDATEDVEATPVAWDNRNYELGNAKTIRIYSNYTFPGRGDRYSSFKWHWYHFDSVNHNAYDWNDKNIYRLKDKHFENDVNPEHGNYDFLMACDLDMSNAETRQEVAEWGKWYLDTTHIDGFRLDAVKHISSLFYCGWLDAMRQHAQRELFAVGEYWEDDIETLHRYISVTGGRMSLFDVPLHYNFHRASRMGGYYDLRTILDGTLMQQQPALAVTFVENHDTQPLQALESVVESWFKPLAYALILLRREGYPCVFYPDYYGARYSDRGYEIRMDSHRSSIDIFLHARQHYAYGDQNDYFDNRDLIGWTRLGDREHPQGLAVLMSDSSGGRKWMKTDKPNTVFYDLTENIKEPVITNDVGWGEFRCEGGSVSIWVQGEKFTPFVALLGV
- a CDS encoding ABC transporter ATP-binding protein, which gives rise to MNKELAILTRGLTKQFERHVAVNEIDLQIECGEVYGLIGPNGAGKTTLIRMLAAAEEPTVGEIYINGDRLLRDDSNPRLKQRLGYLPDDYPLYDDLNVWDYLDYFARLYRLRQPKRRQRIYDVLELVQLTNKRNSLISTLSRGMKQRLSLARTIIHEPILLLLDEPVSGLDPIARMQFREIIKVLQEAGMTILISSHVLSDLAELCSSVGIMEMGFLVESTSLKELYARLARQQILISTLGSMEALQSELKNCPFVQDWETVPEKHGYRVNFSGTTEDSAELLRSLVTAGIPVAEFHSTQEDLESIFLKLGHKQAS
- a CDS encoding ABC transporter permease; translation: MSLTLLEYIGESNPQFYREIKGKLTRRNVLVTVLISLLFQALLILKNSSDRSGIWSVEWVSLYRSLNWVLPIFAIAIGVYLLSSDLCREQLRGTLNFVRLSPQPSESILLGKLLGVPILLYLGIALILPLHFLAAASLIAGLPAGRAFFALFGVYPVWVGLSGIYYIVAMLFALLGSEGNLKDIKLLPAASSLLALITASMATAVLLRPDWMFYPAFESTGWNWFFLPERFAYPWLLGTLFALNLWSWQIANRSFRHPNPTLISKAQSYWIVGGTHFWLLGFALPDVLVNNAGGRIESFFSLLALIAIVPMTLLVMAAALSPSRKTLIDWARYRHVREPEKRELWRDLFLEEKSPALGAIAVHILLMAAIWLPWCVFFLHSPAVENASSPNQQPLTPLHLALTFFITAIVFSIYATLIQSIIFQSRNPMQNASKLLLAISLGLTPLPLITLFGLGIEGSAVLWLFSPLPFIGAFFTPTPLLLAISLAQLALLYFLLRRFQSQLQEAGESEFKRILQQG
- a CDS encoding DUF1361 domain-containing protein; this encodes MLWNSFLAYIPLALSIWLFRLRQPRSVLWWLGFVVFVAFLPNAPYVLTDIIHLVDIIRDGYPLWVVTLVLIPQYILFIGAGFEAYVLSIINLGYYLHRHKLGQWTLLVELSLHALSALGIYLGRFKRFNSWDIVTKPKVLAKTTIEHLADKEPLLVMFLTFIILTILYWIMKQITLSLIFRWRYRKTLQAQMAEELV